From Carassius gibelio isolate Cgi1373 ecotype wild population from Czech Republic chromosome B23, carGib1.2-hapl.c, whole genome shotgun sequence, the proteins below share one genomic window:
- the lzic gene encoding protein LZIC encodes MASRGTSETSKLRQNMEEQLDRLMQQLQDLEECREELEEEEYEETKKETLEQLSEFNESLKKLMSGNMTLVDELGGMQLAIQAAISQAFKTPEVIRLFAKKQPGQLRTRLAEMDRDVMVGKLPRDVYTQQKVEILTALRKLGEKLTTEDEAFLAANASATLSHFEKVTASLGSEDKILALASSGVGKS; translated from the exons ATGGCTTCTAGAGGAACATCGGAAACGAGCAAACTGAGACAAAACATGGAAGAACAGCTGGACCGGTTAATGCAGCAGCTGCAGGATTTAGAGGAGTGCAG AGAAGAACTTGAAGAGGAggaatatgaagaaaccaaaaAAGAGACACTAGAACAGTTGAGCGAGTTCAATGAGTCATTAAAGAAGTTGATGTCTGGGAATATGACACTAGTTGATGAACTGGGGGGAATGCAGCTG GCGATCCAAGCTGCCATCAGTCAGGCATTCAAGACACCAGAAGTCATTCGGCTGTTTGCTAAAAAGCAGCCAGGGCAATTGAGGACAAGACTGGCTGAG ATGGACCGTGATGTGATGGTTGGAAAGCTCCCTCGTGATGTGTACACTCAGCAGAAAGTGGAGATCCTCACGGCTCTGAGAAAACTTGGCGAGAAG CTGACAACAGAAGATGAAGCGTTTCTTGCTGCAAATGCTAGTGCCACTCTGAGCCACTTTGAGAAGGTGACTGCGAGCCTGG GATCTGAAGATAAGATACTGGCACTGGCCAGTTCTGGAGTTGGGAAGTCATAA
- the nmnat1 gene encoding nicotinamide/nicotinic acid mononucleotide adenylyltransferase 1: MSSQEKTRVVLLACGSFNPITNMHLRMFELARDHLEDTGRYRVVKGIISPVGDSYKKKGLIEACHRLEMARLATLNSDWITVDDWESQQPEWVETAKVVRHHADLISSENNSDDVDTVRCGKRRKLEQNTIICQSSSNINTKEDSPHLNLLCGADVLESFGVKDLWKPEDIEEIVGRYGVACITRCGSDPEKFINQSDVLYKHRKNIHMVREWVTNEISATHVRRALRRGQSVRYLLPDSVVRYIQEHSLYSVESEQKNANAILAPFQRYTSSN, from the exons ATGTCATCACAAGAGAAAACCAGAGTGGTGCTGCTGGCATGTGGGTCCTTCAACCCCATCACAAACATGCACCTGCGGATGTTCGAGCTGGCTCGGGATCACCTTGAAGACACTG GAAGATACAGAGTGGTGAAAGGCATAATCTCTCCAGTCGGAGATAGCTATAAAAAGAAAGGTCTGATAGAAGCCTGTCATCGGTTAGAGATGGCTAGACTAGCCACGCTGAACTCTGATTGGATCACAGTGGATGACTGGGAGAGCCAGCAGCCGGAGTGGGTGGAGACAGCCAAAGTAGTTCG GCACCATGCAGACCTTATTTCCAGCGAAAACAACAGTGATGATGTGGATACAGTGAGGTGTGGGAAGAGGAGAAAGCTGGAGCAAAATACAATCATCTGTCAGAGCTCTTCTAATATTAACACAAAAGAAG ACAGTCCTCACCTGAACCTCCTGTGTGGTGCTGATGTGCTGGAGTCATTTGGTGTCAAAGACCTTTGGAAGCCAGAGGACATTGAGGAGATAGTGGGTCGCTACGGTGTGGCGTGCATCACCAGATGTGGCAGTGACCCCGAGAAGTTTATCAATCAGTCTGATGTGCTATACAAACACCGTAAGAACATCCATATGGTTCGGGAATGGGTGACCAATGAGATCTCAGCCACCCATGTGCGCCGTGCCCTACGCAGGGGACAGAGTGTCCGCTACCTGCTGCCTGACTCTGTGGTGCGCTACATTCAAGAACACAGTCTGTATAGCGTTGAGAGCGAGCAGAAGAATGCTAATGCTATCCTTGCCCCGTTTCAGAGATACACCAGCAGCAACTAG
- the rbp7a gene encoding retinoid-binding protein 7a yields MPVSLCGTWEVVSNVNFEGYMIALGISLYTRKIALKLKHRKVIEQLGDQYVVKTLSTFRNYTFSFRVNEEFEEFTKGLDVRHCKSMVTWEGNKLVCIQEGEKKNRGWSHWIEDDKLHLELHCEDQVCKQVFKRVI; encoded by the exons ATGCCTGTAAGTCTCTGTGGTACTTGGGAAGTGGTGAGCAATGTCAACTTTGAGGGATACATGATTGCTTTAG GGATCAGTCTGTACACCCGCAAGATTGCCCTGAAGCTAAAACATCGTAAAGTAATCGAGCAGCTGGGGGATCAATATGTCGTCAAGACTCTCAGCACCTTCAGAAACTACACTTTCTCCTTCAGAGTCAACGAGGAATTCGAAGAGTTCACCAAGGGGCTGGATGTCAGACACTGCAAG TCTATGGTGACATGGGAGGGGAACAAACTGGTATGCATTCAAGAGGGCGAGAAGAAGAACAGAGGTTGGTCACACTGGATAGAGGACGACAAACTCCATTTG GAGTTGCACTGTGAAGATCAAGTCTGCAAGCAAGTTTTCAAACGGGTCATCTGA